Proteins encoded within one genomic window of Nordella sp. HKS 07:
- a CDS encoding DUF305 domain-containing protein → MITLRLAIPLALSLIMGVGTAALAQDMGYEKKMMAAHKKMMDDMTAMKSTGDPDKDFAMMMLPHHQGAIDMAEVELKYGKDPMLKKMAQEIIDAQKKEIEELKKWQSEHH, encoded by the coding sequence ATGATAACGCTTAGGCTTGCTATTCCCCTCGCACTTTCCCTCATCATGGGTGTTGGTACCGCAGCACTTGCCCAGGATATGGGCTACGAAAAAAAGATGATGGCTGCTCACAAGAAGATGATGGACGATATGACGGCCATGAAGTCCACCGGCGATCCGGATAAGGATTTTGCCATGATGATGTTGCCGCATCATCAAGGAGCAATCGATATGGCTGAGGTCGAGCTAAAATACGGGAAAGATCCAATGCTAAAGAAAATGGCTCAAGAGATCATTGATGCTCAAAAGAAAGAAATCGAAGAGCTCAAGAAATGGCAGAGTGAGCACCACTAG
- a CDS encoding four-helix bundle copper-binding protein, translating into MQHISREMQSCIKECLNCYQACVSTAMTHCLEKGGEHTKPEHFRLISACAEICRTAAHFMLINSPQHKGICAECADICKQCAEDCERIGDMADCVEACRRCTESCRTMAAGHRAA; encoded by the coding sequence ATGCAGCATATATCCCGTGAAATGCAATCCTGCATCAAAGAATGCCTCAACTGTTATCAAGCGTGCGTGAGCACGGCAATGACGCACTGCCTCGAGAAAGGCGGCGAGCACACCAAACCTGAGCATTTCCGCCTCATTTCAGCCTGTGCCGAAATCTGCCGGACCGCTGCCCATTTCATGCTGATCAACTCGCCTCAGCACAAAGGGATTTGCGCGGAGTGCGCCGATATTTGCAAACAATGCGCTGAGGACTGCGAGCGCATCGGCGACATGGCCGATTGCGTGGAGGCGTGTCGGCGTTGTACTGAGAGCTGCAGGACCATGGCGGCTGGCCATCGGGCTGCTTGA
- a CDS encoding recombinase family protein, which yields MRIGYARTSTVEQIAGLEGQERDLRAAGVQKIFAERVSSAATRGQLEAALEFCREGDVLTVTKLDRLARSIDDLVAITQRLKAKGVTLHILGMNLDTSTSTGKLMLNLLGSIAQFERELMLERQREGIARAKAEGKYKGRVPTARRQAAEVTKLKTEGLKAEEIASKLGISRASVFRVLRASA from the coding sequence ATGCGGATCGGATATGCGAGAACCAGCACTGTTGAACAGATCGCGGGACTCGAAGGACAAGAACGGGACCTCCGGGCCGCTGGGGTCCAGAAGATCTTCGCTGAGAGGGTCTCCTCTGCGGCCACGCGAGGGCAGCTTGAAGCGGCTCTAGAGTTCTGCCGGGAGGGCGACGTCCTAACGGTGACGAAGCTGGATCGCCTGGCCCGCAGCATTGATGACCTCGTGGCGATCACCCAGCGCCTCAAAGCCAAGGGCGTCACTCTCCACATCCTTGGCATGAACCTCGACACCTCGACATCCACCGGCAAGCTGATGCTTAATCTCCTTGGTTCCATCGCCCAATTCGAGCGGGAATTGATGCTAGAGCGTCAGCGCGAGGGCATCGCCAGGGCCAAGGCCGAAGGCAAATACAAAGGCCGCGTTCCGACCGCACGACGGCAGGCTGCCGAAGTGACCAAGTTGAAGACGGAGGGTCTGAAGGCTGAAGAGATCGCTTCCAAGCTCGGGATCAGCAGGGCTTCCGTTTTCCGCGTCCTGAGGGCATCAGCGTGA
- a CDS encoding HGGxSTG domain-containing protein, with protein MMAPKPVPQRSHVASKTVEAAALYREASVMAKYGDPLSSMIRREAERAEAEVHAPVGYSDRVTTVGGEAPLNPLSIRDMNDREMVDTVRSPNLVTSAATLERLRQAEKAGCLEIALDTAETIKASNNLERMLAHQVAAAHRAAMTLSGAAMWHIHSGAGMSERPEDQGMPTHDLRRMEQMREHNCEAARLCNASARMMQAFNDGIVTLAQLRRGGKQHVIVQHQHVNVGPGGRAVVAGRITGSDRRKGGSQTQRGQMMETTGDLMASGLGMLLNGNPSFDLRKVKRCGAKRRKRLELCRQPAMRNGRCCIHGGKSTGPRTAEGIERIRRASTKHGRRSKAAIAERKRNAETKRQIRILVSMCRRSI; from the coding sequence ATGATGGCACCCAAACCTGTGCCGCAACGTTCGCATGTCGCGAGTAAGACCGTCGAGGCCGCTGCCCTGTATCGCGAAGCCTCGGTCATGGCAAAATATGGCGATCCTCTTAGCTCCATGATCCGCCGAGAAGCCGAGCGCGCTGAAGCGGAGGTACATGCTCCGGTTGGCTATTCCGACCGGGTTACAACCGTGGGAGGCGAGGCACCGCTTAACCCTTTGTCCATCCGCGATATGAACGACAGGGAGATGGTCGACACGGTACGGAGTCCGAACCTCGTCACCTCCGCGGCCACGCTGGAACGCTTGCGCCAGGCCGAGAAAGCCGGCTGCCTGGAGATAGCGCTCGATACTGCCGAGACTATCAAGGCCAGTAACAACCTCGAGCGCATGCTGGCACATCAGGTTGCGGCGGCTCATAGAGCAGCCATGACGTTGAGCGGCGCTGCAATGTGGCACATCCATAGCGGGGCCGGGATGTCCGAGCGTCCCGAGGACCAAGGCATGCCCACCCACGATCTGAGACGCATGGAGCAAATGCGGGAACACAACTGCGAAGCGGCACGTCTCTGCAATGCCTCTGCCCGAATGATGCAGGCATTCAACGATGGCATCGTCACACTCGCACAGCTACGCAGAGGCGGAAAGCAGCATGTCATTGTTCAGCACCAGCACGTGAACGTCGGCCCCGGTGGGCGGGCCGTCGTTGCCGGCAGAATCACGGGCAGCGACAGGCGTAAGGGGGGGTCTCAAACCCAGAGGGGCCAAATGATGGAAACGACGGGAGACCTTATGGCTAGCGGGCTCGGCATGCTGTTGAACGGAAATCCTTCGTTCGACCTACGGAAGGTCAAACGTTGTGGCGCCAAGAGACGTAAGCGGCTAGAATTGTGTCGTCAGCCAGCGATGCGGAACGGCCGTTGCTGCATCCACGGCGGCAAATCCACCGGCCCAAGGACCGCGGAAGGTATCGAGCGCATCCGGCGCGCAAGCACGAAGCACGGCCGACGGAGCAAGGCGGCGATTGCGGAGCGAAAGCGAAACGCCGAGACCAAGCGGCAAATCCGGATCCTCGTAAGCATGTGCCGGCGCAGCATTTGA
- a CDS encoding toprim domain-containing protein — MHAEALAKALGGRKVGASWMAPCPAHDDRAPSLSITDARNGKVLVRCHAGCDQRGVIAALRERGIWDGGERRPIRYLCKPLPEPDLAVMRRTEAALAIWRNSESAGGTPVEAYLRSRGLTLPVPASIRFHAGLKHPAGGVWRTMVALVTQGTDGKPTGLHRTFLTRDGSAKAPVRPAKMMLGTCRGGVLRLAEPRRILMVGEGIETSFSVMQATCLPAWAALSTSGLRALDLPREVRDVIVLADGDDPGEAAAQDCAWRWKSEGRRVRIARPPRGMDFNDLLVRQALPIEEAEQ, encoded by the coding sequence ATGCACGCTGAAGCCCTCGCCAAGGCCCTAGGCGGGCGCAAAGTCGGCGCCTCCTGGATGGCGCCGTGTCCGGCGCATGACGACCGCGCACCGAGCCTCTCGATCACCGATGCCCGAAACGGAAAAGTGCTGGTTCGCTGCCATGCCGGATGCGATCAGCGCGGCGTGATCGCCGCGCTTAGGGAACGCGGCATCTGGGATGGCGGCGAGCGACGGCCGATCCGATACTTGTGTAAGCCACTGCCCGAGCCCGACCTTGCGGTCATGAGGCGAACGGAAGCGGCCCTTGCCATTTGGCGAAACTCGGAATCGGCGGGGGGAACGCCCGTCGAGGCTTATCTGCGATCGCGAGGGCTCACTCTTCCGGTGCCGGCTTCTATTCGCTTTCATGCCGGACTGAAGCATCCCGCGGGTGGCGTCTGGCGGACGATGGTGGCGCTGGTGACGCAAGGCACTGATGGCAAGCCGACCGGCCTTCACCGCACATTTTTGACACGCGACGGAAGTGCGAAAGCTCCGGTTCGGCCGGCGAAGATGATGCTTGGAACGTGTCGCGGCGGCGTTCTCCGTCTTGCCGAACCCCGACGCATCCTGATGGTCGGCGAGGGGATCGAGACCAGCTTTTCCGTGATGCAGGCGACATGCCTTCCGGCATGGGCTGCTCTCTCGACCTCGGGCCTTCGCGCTCTCGACCTGCCGCGCGAGGTTCGCGACGTGATCGTGCTCGCCGATGGCGACGATCCGGGCGAAGCGGCTGCGCAAGATTGTGCCTGGCGCTGGAAGTCAGAGGGTCGGCGCGTGCGAATTGCCCGTCCGCCGCGAGGCATGGACTTCAACGATCTGCTGGTGCGTCAGGCGCTTCCTATCGAGGAGGCTGAGCAATGA
- a CDS encoding AlpA family transcriptional regulator — translation MTLQTDDDPPRIKQRVAEQKAETDRRNAENGAANDPHHGHPGEFLTADEVCVMIGGRQRPISRATLYRLIKLDIISPPEHPSPGISRWRRGKTRAEIDARAAAQSGGGQ, via the coding sequence ATGACCCTTCAAACTGACGACGATCCCCCTCGCATCAAGCAACGTGTGGCCGAGCAGAAAGCCGAAACGGATCGGAGAAATGCCGAGAACGGTGCGGCCAATGACCCGCATCACGGCCACCCTGGCGAATTTCTGACAGCGGACGAAGTGTGTGTGATGATCGGCGGGCGGCAACGCCCAATCAGCCGGGCAACCCTTTACCGTCTTATCAAGCTCGACATCATCTCGCCGCCCGAACATCCGAGCCCGGGCATCAGTCGTTGGCGCCGCGGTAAGACTCGCGCCGAGATTGATGCGCGCGCCGCGGCCCAGAGCGGGGGAGGCCAGTGA
- a CDS encoding site-specific integrase — MVRKMLTDRGLKALKSAPPGKRQIIWDAAVPGFGIRITDRGHHSFVLCVRYPGSRYPTPKSLGDVGSISLEQARNKARQHLELIQRGIDPKVDAERRRQAELRKQQHSFESVAEAFIAKHVSKLRTADDVARDLRNEFVKRWGKRPISEIDRHDVAAVIEAKVNAGAPYRARTLFAYVRKLFGWAAARGTYGIEVNPCSLLKPSDLVGAPAIRQRILTEPEWRVLWKATGELRYPLGDLVRVLALTGARLREISEATWSEVDFDKKLLTLAPERMKADAAHVIPLTDSVIEIFKGLPSHDGYLFKGRRRRGEGDVPVSGFSKMKRRLDALMLEEIKLTEWRVHDIRRSMRTGLSALGVQDRIAEMTIGHRVQGLHKVYDLHSFLNERREALKRWEKHLLGIVEPRPNVVPFLGKADT, encoded by the coding sequence ATGGTCCGAAAGATGCTCACCGACCGAGGCCTGAAGGCCTTGAAGTCGGCGCCACCCGGTAAGCGCCAGATAATCTGGGATGCCGCTGTTCCGGGGTTTGGCATACGCATCACCGACAGGGGTCACCACTCTTTCGTTTTGTGCGTTCGTTATCCAGGCAGCCGGTATCCGACACCCAAGAGCCTGGGCGATGTTGGTTCGATCAGCCTTGAGCAAGCCCGCAATAAGGCGCGCCAGCATCTGGAGCTGATCCAGCGGGGCATCGACCCCAAGGTTGACGCCGAGCGGAGACGGCAGGCCGAGCTGCGAAAGCAACAGCACAGCTTCGAAAGCGTCGCCGAGGCGTTTATCGCCAAGCATGTGAGCAAGCTGCGCACCGCCGACGATGTCGCCCGCGATCTGCGGAACGAGTTTGTCAAGCGATGGGGGAAGCGGCCGATCAGCGAGATCGACCGCCATGACGTTGCGGCCGTGATTGAGGCCAAGGTGAACGCCGGTGCGCCGTACCGGGCTAGAACACTATTCGCCTACGTCAGGAAGTTGTTCGGCTGGGCCGCCGCCCGCGGGACGTATGGCATCGAGGTCAATCCCTGCTCCCTGCTGAAACCATCCGACCTAGTCGGCGCGCCCGCCATCCGGCAGCGCATCCTGACCGAACCGGAGTGGCGGGTGCTGTGGAAGGCGACAGGCGAACTCAGGTATCCATTGGGCGATTTGGTCCGAGTCCTGGCGCTCACCGGCGCCAGGTTGCGCGAGATTTCGGAGGCTACGTGGTCCGAGGTCGATTTCGACAAGAAACTGCTCACGCTGGCGCCCGAGCGCATGAAGGCCGACGCTGCGCATGTGATCCCGCTGACGGATAGCGTCATCGAGATTTTCAAGGGCTTGCCGAGCCACGACGGATATCTGTTCAAGGGCAGGCGCCGCAGGGGTGAAGGCGACGTGCCAGTATCGGGCTTCTCCAAAATGAAGCGCCGGTTGGATGCGCTCATGCTCGAGGAAATCAAACTTACCGAGTGGCGCGTCCATGACATTCGCAGGTCGATGCGCACCGGCCTCTCGGCGCTGGGGGTCCAGGATCGTATCGCTGAGATGACAATCGGACACCGGGTCCAAGGTCTCCACAAGGTCTATGATCTGCATTCCTTCCTCAACGAGCGGCGCGAGGCCCTCAAGCGCTGGGAGAAGCATCTGCTCGGCATCGTCGAGCCGCGGCCGAACGTGGTGCCGTTCCTCGGGAAGGCGGACACATGA
- a CDS encoding caspase family protein: protein MIDAPIDPKKTHALVVGIEKYDAGDKWNKLRGPVADAVAFCQWLHDRNVPPKQIQLFLSLEDDSKAQIDKLPSEIDHDRSATSTEIDKAIEKLAKVAADLIIIFWAGHGVTHREDDHTGHRLFFADATIEQKRNLYLDNLLASFKTSAFANCRRQIVIVDACSLHEEDLQYAGIPTSKRPLGRSKKNSQFVFLAARPGQPAKNLGLQGRGLFSTHVIDAMSDSELLDSILSDPPNAPRWLPDMKRVTDRVKDELDALRKQDSSIPEPYFQMTDWDDSTKIQPPSLPAEAFALVIGVGNHDNGISVKPGRPGEVISYPQDKFLNLRCARNDAEKFAEFLGKKELQSKDWQVSKLVDKDATLRSIRVGLENLRKECEESKANGCAPIALIFFSGHGTVDYKGRNYLVPSDADRNMLRATALWDKELTGFLAELQQETTQLVFLLDACHAGGMTTKDGSKSANIGYQYGDVQSACPYFIASCEAGQESWESEHDENSIFTSELLRILRFDESEDQEEIELSQLAATLKRTVREAAKDKLGKLQVPCISIAREHRIILAKNPQGGKRKSDFLLLIQPKLRKLAISQLQNYIKLKAKMTRYELFLDGCVVFDEAFRYWNPKKQITPTFVSTFVTPIDDAFDKCLQAAANDDPEPEAISGPADGFSSQSGSSIRVSEKNRKDAATSQINLRESD, encoded by the coding sequence ATGATCGATGCGCCGATTGACCCCAAGAAAACTCATGCGCTTGTGGTCGGTATCGAGAAATACGACGCCGGCGACAAATGGAACAAGCTGCGCGGACCCGTGGCGGATGCTGTCGCCTTTTGCCAGTGGCTGCACGATAGGAACGTTCCACCCAAACAGATCCAGCTGTTTCTATCCCTCGAGGACGACAGTAAGGCACAGATCGACAAGCTTCCGTCGGAGATTGATCACGATAGATCGGCGACCAGTACAGAGATAGACAAAGCCATTGAAAAACTCGCCAAGGTTGCTGCGGACCTGATCATCATTTTCTGGGCCGGCCACGGCGTAACGCACCGGGAGGACGATCACACGGGTCACCGGTTGTTTTTTGCTGATGCCACGATAGAGCAAAAGCGAAACCTGTATCTCGATAACCTTTTGGCAAGCTTCAAGACCAGCGCCTTTGCAAACTGCCGGCGGCAGATTGTCATCGTCGATGCCTGCAGCCTTCACGAGGAGGATCTGCAATACGCCGGGATTCCAACAAGCAAGAGACCGCTCGGTAGGAGCAAGAAAAATAGCCAGTTCGTTTTCTTAGCTGCGCGGCCCGGTCAGCCCGCAAAGAACCTTGGCCTGCAGGGCCGTGGCTTGTTCTCGACGCATGTGATCGACGCAATGTCCGACAGCGAGTTGCTGGACAGTATCTTATCTGATCCTCCGAATGCTCCTCGCTGGCTCCCCGACATGAAGAGAGTGACCGATCGGGTCAAGGACGAACTGGACGCGTTGCGCAAACAGGATTCAAGCATTCCGGAACCATACTTCCAGATGACGGACTGGGACGACTCAACGAAAATCCAACCACCGTCACTTCCCGCCGAGGCCTTCGCCCTCGTCATTGGCGTGGGCAACCATGACAATGGGATAAGCGTCAAGCCGGGCAGGCCGGGCGAGGTAATCAGCTACCCGCAGGACAAGTTCCTGAATTTGCGTTGTGCGCGCAACGACGCGGAAAAGTTCGCTGAGTTCCTCGGCAAAAAGGAACTCCAGTCGAAAGACTGGCAGGTTTCCAAGCTAGTGGACAAAGATGCCACTTTGCGAAGTATTAGGGTTGGGCTGGAGAACCTAAGAAAAGAGTGTGAAGAGTCGAAAGCAAACGGCTGCGCTCCAATTGCCCTCATTTTTTTCTCCGGGCATGGCACGGTTGACTACAAGGGGCGCAATTATCTGGTGCCCTCTGACGCTGATCGCAACATGCTGCGCGCCACTGCCCTTTGGGACAAGGAACTCACGGGCTTTCTTGCCGAGTTGCAGCAAGAGACAACACAGCTGGTCTTCCTACTCGACGCATGTCATGCCGGCGGCATGACGACAAAGGACGGCTCGAAATCTGCGAACATCGGATACCAATATGGTGACGTTCAGTCTGCCTGCCCTTACTTCATAGCATCCTGCGAAGCTGGTCAGGAGTCTTGGGAAAGCGAACACGACGAGAATAGTATTTTCACCAGCGAACTTCTGAGAATCCTGCGGTTCGATGAATCCGAAGATCAGGAGGAGATTGAGCTGTCTCAGCTGGCGGCAACGCTGAAAAGAACGGTTCGTGAAGCGGCGAAGGACAAGCTGGGAAAATTGCAGGTCCCCTGCATCTCGATAGCTAGAGAGCATCGAATAATACTGGCCAAAAATCCACAGGGCGGAAAGAGAAAGAGCGACTTTCTCCTGCTCATACAGCCCAAACTGCGCAAGTTAGCCATCTCACAATTGCAGAACTACATAAAGCTGAAAGCCAAGATGACTCGGTATGAACTGTTTCTCGACGGTTGCGTCGTGTTTGATGAGGCATTCAGATACTGGAATCCCAAGAAACAGATTACTCCTACCTTTGTCAGTACATTCGTGACTCCCATCGATGATGCCTTTGACAAATGCTTGCAGGCGGCAGCCAACGATGACCCGGAACCCGAGGCAATTAGCGGACCCGCTGACGGCTTCTCCTCGCAATCCGGCTCCAGCATACGTGTTTCCGAGAAAAACCGTAAAGATGCGGCGACCTCGCAGATTAACCTTCGGGAGTCAGACTGA